CCGAAGACAGGCCCTTGAAGAGCAGAAGGCAGCGGCAACGAGTCCAGCGCAGCTCCCGAATGGCATCCTGCAACCGACTGATGCCAAAGGGTCTTCGTCTGAACCCCCAACCAACTCCATCCCACCGATACCCAGCCTCGGGAGCGGTGGTATACTAACGCCCGAGACCTTGGCAACTAGCAGCAGTCGGCTCCCCGTCGCACCGGTGAACCGCAAGCGTATGTACGACCTGGCAGATTTTGAAAACAATGCGTCCGACCCGTTTGAGTCAACAGAACTTGAAACGCTGAACGATATGGAGGAATTGAAAAGCGTGCTAGCCAATACCAACGTCCCGGTTCGAACTGGGGGAGTAAGGACAGAACAGCCACTTCATTCGCCTGATCTGTCAGAGGAAACCGAGCCTGCGTCATCAGAAGTGACAGAACTTGCATCGGTTATTGTTCAAACGTCAAATAAACAAGTTTCATACAAACCAGATAAGCCAAAGCCAGTCTCAAAACCTACAGGCCTTTCAACAGGACCCAATACTCAAGTGCCTAATGGAAGTAAAATCCCTAGCACCTCAAGTACACCAAATATAAACCCAGATCCCTTTGGACGGAGTCCCTTACCCCCGATCCACTCATCTCGGAGTGACAGCCAGGTGTCACCTCAGGAGAGCAATGACAGGTTGATATCAAGAGGTCTGGCTGCAACTAACTCTTCCCAGCCTCAACGAGGGAGATCGCCGCCGCCCAATTATTATGCTCCGGATTTTACTTCTAGCAGAACGTCACCAGTAGTTAGTCCTGTTGAGCCTCCACCTGGCTATCCACAGGTAAGAGAGAGTCATGCACTGTAACACGTATGCTCTGACGATTCAACACAAACTTCACAGCAAAGAGAGTGAACTTACACATGtacacaggcctggaattttcatctttgagaggggaAGGCCATTTTCGTTGcggaaagggcacttccattcgaaaatcttaaagtccatagaccttttcacaaataccattgcgcaagcgcaaatTGTTGAAtggggtgcatgctggtctagctagtgatcaaatttaatagctagctagaccagcatgcacctcattccacgtctattgtgcgcgtaccgagtatttgcaataaggtctatgggaaacttttgaagttgcaccaaggccaagaccagggcacaAAGGAGGCCTCCATGGCCTACGTGAAATTCCATGCTTGAGCTTAATCCCCCCAAACTGTTTTGACTAAAAACCTTTCCTCCTCATTGTTCAGAATCCTCTGGCATAATAGTCATGTCCAAGCCTTCAAACTTTTGAGCAAACATTTTCACTGGCACTGTTAGTGTTAAAAGTACACAGATTtctctttaaacaaaatgcgcCAGATACCCTCTCCTCTCATAAAATGCCAGCTTTCAATAATGCGCACTTGTGTGTAAGGCCAAATCCGAactggcggctacagctacggctaccaCTGTTGCTAAAGGTACTGCGAAGGCagcctatacttcaacgcatgatgaggCAGAagtctagccgtagctgtagccattAATTTAGACACGGCCTAATTTACATTATTGagttacttttttgttgttacttGCAGTGCTGTCATACACGTTGTTGCAGTGTTGTCACATTTAATGCTTTGATATTGCTTTCCCTTCTTAGTGTGTGTCTTTAGAGGAAGTCAGCTGTTCGTCTTACCCAGATCTTGACTTAGAGGTTAGCTGCGTTACATAATATCACCCTCACTTCCACCCCAATCCCCTTCTTGCATGGCATCAAGGCAGATATTAACTTGCATGCTACTGCTACATGTTGTTCTGttgtattatttgttgttaGTCTCTTAGAATAATCATGAAAGCTCCCACTTCTTTGTATTATCTGTGTCACCTGTAGTGTGCACATGAACATGTTTTTATGTTCCTTGTAATACATTACACATGTTAATGAATCTCATTTGTTTTGGTGATAATTTGCACTCACCATAAGTACCAACTCTAACACATTTATATTTTGAATGTTGTATCATTGTTTGTGGCTTGGGCACTATGGAATACTAGTGCCTAGGGCCCTATGTATCACTGGCGCCTTTGGCCATAAATGTATCACTGGCGCCTTTGGCCATATATGGAGCACTGGCGCCTTTGGCCATATATGGAGCACTGGTGCTTTGGGTCCTATGCAGCACTGGTGCCTAGGGCCCTGTAGAGCACTGGTGCATAGTAGGGCCCTGTGCAGCACTGGTGCCTAGGGCCCTGTGCAGCACTGGTGCCTAGGGCCCTATCAAACTCTGGCGCCTATGGCTATATGGAACACTGGTGCTTTGGGCCCTTTGCAGCACTGGTGCTTCAGGCCCAATGGAGCACTGGTGCCTAGGGCCCAGTGGAGCATTGTTGCTTTGGGCCCTATGGAACACTGGTGCTTCAGGCCCAATGGAGCACTGGTGCCTAGGGCCCAGTGGAGCATTGTTGCTTTGGGCCCTATGGAACACTGGTGCTTTGGGCCGTAGGGAATACTGGTGCCTAGAGCCATATGTAGCACTGGTGCTTTGGGCCTAATGGAAAAGTGGTGGCTAGGGCATTATCTGGAATATTAGTAGGATGCTATGTGGCAGAAGTGCCTGAGGCCCTATGGAACACTTGTGTCTATGGCCTATGGAACACAATGTCAGGAGTAAGACATTTTCTGATCGAATTATTTTAGAGATACCAATAATAACATTTCCTTGTACATGCTTCCTCCTTTCACTTCTAGCATGTACTGTAGCTGTTTTCCCAATCAGTGTACATATGTATACACGCAACAATCAGCTCAAAACACATTAAAGGGATTCACTTTGCATTAGTCATGTTAGCGGTTCATTGTTTTAATATGTTTAGCCGTGTACACAACTGGTAATGCTTGGATAAAATTTCATGTCTTCAAGTAAAAGGGcttaaaagtattttatttaaacTCGCTGAGGCCTGGGTTTTGATAAATTGACCGAGACAAAGTCATCTCGGTAAACTTATAAAGAATCAGGCCTCAACATGTTTAAACAGCTAGTTTAAAACCGagtcaacacactttgatttccattcataaacacctctCCATTTAGAAGCATCAAAAATCTCTTTTAATGTTGAGAACAAATTCGACAGTTTAGCCTCACCTGGACTCTGCGTTGAAATCTGTGCATGTTTGTTCGCTTAGTACCAAGTTTCAACTTTGCACGCTTTAATCGTTTCAAGCTATCATACGCAAGATTACCAAATATGCAACCTATTGGGTAATGAAACTTGCGTGCACTTTGCAATTGTCTGATAGCATCCTCTTTGACCTAAGAAGGTCAGGTCATTTTTAATCACTGCTAACTGTCAGAATAGAtaaaccaatcagaatggataaactgtctgaggtatttatgaatgaatattTGATTAGACAACACTCACCGCAAAGGGTAAATTTGgctttgtcatttttttgtcCTTCTCCTTCACAGAATCTTAACAGGTACACCCCACTCCCACCGCCCCCGCATCAGTCGCATGTTACCGCTTTGGACTTTGGCCAATCACCTGTACCAGATCCTATCTTCGACAACCTCAGTGCAGAGGATCGGGCGTTCGTAGCCAATATTGCAGCGATGGGATTCCCACGATCTCGGACAGCGAGGGCGGTTCAGCAGCTTGGACACGACGACAGAATTGTAAGTGGAGGGGAACTTTTTGATAAACCTCTAGCCATCgccaaatgttttgtttgactcTGTTGGATTGACTCTTTCTCACTCTTGATATCCAATGTTCCTGTGGAAAATGCACATTCAGTATGCTAAGCCCGGGAATATCTCGCTGAAAAtgtttggatactttttgtacgcacaaaacacaaacttccacagatttacattaaacttacacgctTAAAAGATATTGATGGTGAAAGCTTAACtaaacaaattcataaaataattatCGCCTCAGTTAGCCA
Above is a genomic segment from Asterias rubens chromosome 10, eAstRub1.3, whole genome shotgun sequence containing:
- the LOC117295801 gene encoding ubiquitin-associated protein 1-like isoform X2; translation: MAYHYQTSLGRSLSVTSLQGIQVRLGERFKPPEKVSLPLGYKEPNPSAALNATQYSLETESTFLQWLNAKKVSDAAKEASRRQALEEQKAAATSPAQLPNGILQPTDAKGSSSEPPTNSIPPIPSLGSGGILTPETLATSSSRLPVAPVNRKRMYDLADFENNASDPFESTELETLNDMEELKSVLANTNVPVRTGGVRTEQPLHSPDLSEETEPASSEVTELASVIVQTSNKQVSYKPDKPKPVSKPTGLSTGPNTQVPNGSKIPSTSSTPNINPDPFGRSPLPPIHSSRSDSQVSPQESNDRLISRGLAATNSSQPQRGRSPPPNYYAPDFTSSRTSPVVSPVEPPPGYPQNLNRYTPLPPPPHQSHVTALDFGQSPVPDPIFDNLSAEDRAFVANIAAMGFPRSRTARAVQQLGHDDRIVVEWLCSVDHLCSQRFPEDKVEIALSLQNNNRDKALEFLHLWQRFEELGFKSEDIRRELIVHGNNENEVLNVLMAKS
- the LOC117295801 gene encoding ubiquitin-associated protein 1-like isoform X1 — translated: MAYHYQTSLGRSLSVTSLQGIQVRLGERFKPPEKVSLPLGYKEPNPSAALNATQYSLETESTFLQWLNAKKVSDAAKEASRRQALEEQKAAATSPAQLPNGILQPTDAKGSSSEPPTNSIPPIPSLGSGGILTPETLATSSSRLPVAPVNRKRMYDLADFENNASDPFESTELETLNDMEELKSVLANTNVPVRTGGVRTEQPLHSPDLSEETEPASSEVTELASVIVQTSNKQVSYKPDKPKPVSKPTGLSTGPNTQVPNGSKIPSTSSTPNINPDPFGRSPLPPIHSSRSDSQVSPQESNDRLISRGLAATNSSQPQRGRSPPPNYYAPDFTSSRTSPVVSPVEPPPGYPQCVSLEEVSCSSYPDLDLENLNRYTPLPPPPHQSHVTALDFGQSPVPDPIFDNLSAEDRAFVANIAAMGFPRSRTARAVQQLGHDDRIVVEWLCSVDHLCSQRFPEDKVEIALSLQNNNRDKALEFLHLWQRFEELGFKSEDIRRELIVHGNNENEVLNVLMAKS